A segment of the Crassostrea angulata isolate pt1a10 chromosome 10, ASM2561291v2, whole genome shotgun sequence genome:
atttcactgaaaataatTGACTTAACTACAAACCTTTTATAGAGATATGTATAGCAAAAAtcataatgttatttacctaaaTAAAGAAAACTTATCAGTgacttttacattttacattgtTTTCGATATTCTGTGGATTTGGCCCGGATCAAAAACTCCAAGAATCGGAGATGTTTACCGATGGCTGTTTTTCTGATCTATGCGTTATATTTTGCCATTGCGTTTACAGACAATCCTGTTTTAGATTTCGTCAAATCTGatagtgaaaataaatataattgtacGCAATACTCTGTATTCAAAGGACGAAAATAGACAATTAGAAGATAATATCTTAAATATAGAGATACTGTGTTATTGAATTTCTAAACACACCAAATTTTGTATGAACACATTGAAGTATGAAATCAAGGTATCACCATCTATACAGAACCTTTCGTTTTGTTTTGGCCTGTTGTTCGTCTCTTTTATCCATTATCTCACCAGGAATATGCGTCGttttcaattttagtataaTAACGCCATACGCAAGGGACATAACCACCATTGGGATAAAGTACAGCACCACCGATACAGAAACAAAGTACGCTGTCCTTAAAGGCATGGTGGTTCTGGTGAAATTACCCACCACTTCCTCCTCTACTGGCCAATCGTCGTCGCACCACCGTTCTGTATGGTCCAGCCATTCTCTGCTCTTCAGTTGTCGGTAGATGAGAACAGGCAACGCAACAATGATAGAGAAAATCCAGATAATGACCAAAGAAATACTAGCTCTTCTTTCCGTCATCCGGGCTCTTAAGGCAAACACGATTCCAAAGAAGCGGTCGTACGCTATCTGTGTAAGTGACAGTACGCTCGCCACCAGTGAAAGGACtgcaaaaaatgataaacaaaaagctttcatataatgtttttaaaaaatgttgaatgcttaatatattttaaagtaaatgtattGAGAGttaaacgagagagagagagagagagagagagagagagagagagagagagagagagagagagagagagagacgcaATATGGCGTGTTCTCCGAAAAGAAGACGGGGGATAAGATAGCGATAAATTCCAATTAAATCCattcaaatatattacaatacaagttttcaaaagcaaaatttctaactatattcagtgtttataatatttaacaaacgataagaaaaaaaattgctttaaattttggtggtatcgaacccgtaacacAAAAACCCTATATATTTAAGGTTAGTTTATAtcaggtgctctaaccactgagccatttcagacacagtAAAGCACGCTGTTTAAATACTATGTGTGACTTTGGCCATGAATTTActgacttgtattattttttcaaaatgttccaTTGTTAGgacacaaaatgatatttttaatgtatagtgggtcatctctccacatttttgttaactgaaatcggtttgttttccattagaccttaataagattatgagaaaaatatggagcacagacccactccaTGAAAGAAAATGctttgaagttctaaaaaatgacactatttgcaggatttgatacgtatacgcctgtttgaggcgacatattccaagtattgaacatatttataggttacaaatcaatgatatgttaaatatatattgttttaaatcggggtttttttttttaaatatatcagatttattgatattttaatttgttaatagcttgtccgaccgtgtatgggcatttaACACGCCtcattcacccatcttcttttaaaacattCCCAATAAAACTGAATGTTATGCATTGGTTCATCAGTGTTTTAGGACTGGGTTTTGACTTGTAATTTATAACTCGACAACTTGGCACGAACTCCCACCACTATCGTGCCGCCATTTGTAGAGTCACTGACTTGCTCCCTAGTGTCCCTGTATTCTGTGGTGAAATCTTGTACAAAAGCAGTGATTTAGCATGTACCACATATTGATTAGGGTAAAGTCTTTCACCAGATTAAGAAACCAGCACGATtgttttaaatggaaaaattaaaaaccttAGAACTGAACTGGGGATTTATTTACTGTTGCATATCTCTAAGacaattaaattatttgttctCATTAGTGTAAAACAACAACCAAATAGTTcaacttatttataaatgacCGTTTTATGGGGTTTTTTCTTTTGGTTCTCAAAAATCTTCTGCTTCAGGTTGGTTTGCATGTGAAACTATACTGATCATTACATTTACACTGGAAATTGATTAATGGTTCTGTTTATTCCATTACCGCTATCGCCTGCCAtcttgaaatgtttttgttaattcggaTAAGAGGGGACTTAGTATCAGTGAATGTTAATAAGCACTGTAATGTTCAGAACTACTTGTTGAAATTGCCATTTGTTATCAGTACAATcggttttatttcaaaacactGTCACGCCACgcagatatttttatttcagcatTATGCAGTTTTTTGCCAGAATCATAAAAACccatttaatgaattaaaatgttagcacataattttaatacttttctCGATATTAGTAACAATGATAAATCTGTTTCTATTGTATTAAGGTTTTTAGTAGTTTATGATCTGCGAAGTAAATGAAAAACGTATTAAACACCAGTACAAGCTCTCGTTTTGCTACCGAACAGCAGTAATCGTGGAAGTAGGTCTCTTGTTATTTGTATTTAGAGGTGACTGTTTCAGTCATCTGCCCCGACAAAAACACCACTAACAATAAGTTAAGTTATGAATTCATCATATGAACGAGCAAGCTACACGGGATCAATGAGCTTTTAAACGAAAACAGATGTCTGAGCTGTAAAACTCTTTGTATGCAATAACACTGGTTAAGTGGCTCATATCATTGAGAGAAAGCTCTTTACTGTGGGGTTAAAATGATATCTGATGCTTTGTTTTGTATCGTTATCCTTGTTTTCTGTTGGTTCCTGTCattttggtttttaattatCAAGATTTTGTTACATTCGAAAAAAAATCTGCAATAATTAGATGTATCTGCAAAAACTCGAATCGAACACGCGCTATTGTTTTATCATTCCcctcatttgatttttttttaatggaaagCGTTTATACTTAGATAATACACACTGTGCCAAGTTCTGCCGCAGATATGTAATTATTCCACTCCCTTACgcacaattatatatattagatatattaTTTGTTGTATAATTAATAGCTAAAAATAAGTTAATGAAATTTTGGAAATTATTTAATAGCGACTTTAGAGTACAAGATCCCTTTCTCTATTGACGTCAATTGTTTTTTAGATCTACAGAGAATATTTCAAATTGGTTGTGGATACAAGCCCTAATAATGTATCCAAAGACTTGGAAAAGAACTGCTTTAGATATGTGCAAGAattaaatatcttcaaaacaaatAGAACAAATTGTTATATCAGATTGACAGAAcctgaaaatatacattttgcGTGTCAGAAGTTAAGACTGAGGTTTACAAGGATCAGTCATAATTTGTGAAAAGttgttttcattgaaaacaGATGCATTCCATAACATTAACGTTAATTCTGTAGTCATTATCGAAATACTCTGCATTGCTGTTTGCTcgataaaaaaaccccaaaggGTACATCTACATGAGTAAAATTACCTTTTGTGAATGTATTCAGCTTACAGAAGAACGCCCCTAAGATCCACCCCTCGGTCAGGTTATCCACTAGCGTGACCCACGTACAGGTCAGTGTGACCATTAGATCCGCCACCGCTAAATTCACTATGTAGTAATTAGTAACCGTCTTCATGGTTTTGTTTTTCATCACAATGACAATTATCAGAACATTCCCAAATAACGATGAAATTGTGATAATTCCATAAATTACAGATTTCACCACCATTTCCCATACTGGAACCTCTTTTATGACACCGCCGTATGGGAACTTTTCGTACGGGAAATTTTTCAAATCATCATCCATTGTAGTTTCCATTAGAATCGGACTtctgatttaaattttattccTCCAGATCCCTGTATTCTTTAGTTGCTCCCGCTCTTCACATCCTTAAAGGCACCATGATCAACTGAGGCTGCAATACAAATAATTAGATATCAGATTCGATCCCTCGCACAGACAAGAGGTGGACATGGGAAAAAAACAGAGTCCTTTCAGACTTTACCTTTTTACTATCACCGATATTCTGATTCGCTCACACGCTTGCTACaacataattaaatttattcagcGTCTGAAAGCCAGCAGCAATAATTAACAGCCTGATTGGTTCATTATCTGAGACTGGAATATCCTAGGTATATCTTTTCTGATTTATTCTTCGGAGACGTCATAACCAGCCCTTATCTGTACAAAGATCTTTGATAAGTTTTTAGAGTATTTAGCAAGCGTGGAGTAACAAATTCCTGCAATCAGAAAGGTGGAGAGAGAACAGACCTTGTAAAACTGTTTTATCAACAGTTTATGCTTTAGTTACAACTGGGTTGTAGATCGTCTTTTAACTGATATATCATGTTAGTTTTCTCTGTGATTTAGCgcaaaaatttaaaacgtttATGTGTCAGCTCATTTGATAACCAGTTATAACATGTTAACTTAAGTtacgtttttctttttaaaacatttttttcaaattcatttttttaatttaattaaaaaataatttatctcAATATATTATGTCATAACGGAAAAAATGAATGTATTCTTTCCGCATTCTTTAACATTGTGATAATCAAGATGAAGTGTTTGCCAAAGACATATGTCTTTGCTCAAATCCAAAGTGTCGAAgatatatacactgtactaAAGGAGTCAGAGTACAGAAAAAACgggtacatttatatatatttctatcttCCGCCATCCATCTTTTACAATGTAATTGGGCCTTTTGATAATGGACAAAGAAGCATTGCGATCCtttaagataaaacaaaaaatatcatagaCCTACTCACATTCGCTACTTTCAAGGAAAGCAATACCACCAAAgctttaattttctttctaGAAAATCATCCTAGCGAAACCTAAAGAAACAACTTGTCATCTGTACTGAATCTGTCAAATCAAAGAGTTAGGTGCATCAGCATTACATATATGCATGTTGAAAAAATCTCAAAGAGCTTTTGAGGTACGGTACGAAATTTCgaaaaacaactttgatttgGTAAGTTGCGCAATAAAATCATGGTTCGCGCACTTCTTGCAGACGAACGCATTAATTGATCAATGGCACTATCGAAGACATTTTactaaaaatcaattaattattcaaaactcGTTGCAATTTGCTAATATTAGGAggtaaaatttaatgaattttcaatagCATACCCCTGCGCGAGATTTAGTAGCATAGCGACGATTCAATGAGTAACAGATTTGTGAACTAGTAAGTTTCTCCACATCTGCGTTTGAAGCTTTTCCAATACGCCATTCGTCCACTCAATGAACCACCAGTCGTTTATCAAGTTACTCCTTGGCGATTTAATTATTCTACACCTTTCAGGATCCACTGAAATCGACATATTTCAACTCCCACAAGCATTGGCTTAATGTTTgctgatgacgtcacaaaacTTTCCTAAAAAAAACTCCCTTAATCAAACGATATctaataaatttgaataagtAACACATGAATACTAGTTATGTGTCCAGCTTTTTCACTTCTATCAGTCTCTCTTAGCCGTGACAAAAGATGTTGTGAAATCCTCGCTGATAATGACGGTTGCATGTACCAAGAATAAAGGATTGCGTCACTATTTACTAGTTTATGGGAATTGTAACAACTTATAAGCctgttttttaatgatttatgtAGGGTTTGTAAAAGCTATCATCCTGACCACCTTTTAGCTTCTTGCGTAACGAGAAGTCAAAGTAGTGAAAATACTTGTAGGGTTTgatttttgtaagattatttATTGCTTCACCAATGTCTGAGCATCAGCAAACTTGTTGTCAGCATATCTAAAGGGATAGTCCCCAAgatattttcattatcaaaaatgaTTCCGGTATTTTAGTGTGTTGAATTTTATTATATCAAATCCATTCCAGCAAAAACCCAATAGCTAACTAGCTAAATAAATTGTTGTCAACTACACAGAAACATTGGCCGtacttcaccccccccccaccccccatcaTTTATGTTTAATTGCTGCTGTGTCGTTTCGTAGTGTCGATATTTAGAAACTTTTCTAACGCATAGACTAATGAGCTTTGCTGCGAATTTTAGGTATTATTTTCGTTTCAAACAATCGTATAATTAGGATACGTTCTAAGCTCTCAATGAATGAAAATCGGCATATATtcttatttcttcaaaatatcatacaattatATTACTTTGTGAATTCAATTAATCTTATACATTAATTTACACATAAACAGATCGAGACCAAATACATGTGACATATCCATTCTGCCATATTATCTATTTAATTCTAAGGTATTTTATCACTCAAACTTTTAATTTTCGCAATCAGAACCTCAAAGAAGGTTTGATTTCTTGTTGTGAGctgaatttcattttcaatgtcaGAATATGCTACATGTGGCAACAGCTCTGTTCAAATGAAAGTAGTCTACATTCATTCACTCACATGTTAATAAAACTTTTGACAGAATCGTTTCTAGGTTTAATGAACATAAACTAAGGTCAAGTAAAGCTAAAGATCACTGACCCGGCGA
Coding sequences within it:
- the LOC128168191 gene encoding substance-P receptor-like isoform X2, coding for METTMDDDLKNFPYEKFPYGGVIKEVPVWEMVVKSVIYGIITISSLFGNVLIIVIVMKNKTMKTVTNYYIVNLAVADLMVTLTCTWVTLVDNLTEGWILGAFFCKLNTFTKVLSLVASVLSLTQIAYDRFFGIVFALRARMTERRASISLVIIWIFSIIVALPVLIYRQLKSREWLDHTERWCDDDWPVEEEVVGNFTRTTMPLRTAYFVSVSVVLYFIPMVVMSLAYGVIILKLKTTHIPGEIMDKRDEQQAKTKRKIIIMLITILAVFCVCWLPCQVMLLYTELRGNRSKLEDWYYHFEFAAYTMAYSNSVLNPIIYAGFNENFKQGFEHYRIDRHDTQRNKSLRSVEHLASLVR
- the LOC128168191 gene encoding substance-P receptor-like isoform X1, encoding METTMDDDLKNFPYEKFPYGGVIKEVPVWEMVVKSVIYGIITISSLFGNVLIIVIVMKNKTMKTVTNYYIVNLAVADLMVTLTCTWVTLVDNLTEGWILGAFFCKLNTFTKVLSLVASVLSLTQIAYDRFFGIVFALRARMTERRASISLVIIWIFSIIVALPVLIYRQLKSREWLDHTERWCDDDWPVEEEVVGNFTRTTMPLRTAYFVSVSVVLYFIPMVVMSLAYGVIILKLKTTHIPGEIMDKRDEQQAKTKRKIIIMLITILAVFCVCWLPCQVMLLYTELRGNRSKLEDWYYHFEFAAYTMAYSNSVLNPIIYAGFNENFKQGLSNIWRRLSGDPGRRLTHVYNTYSETTYTAV